The following coding sequences are from one Sardina pilchardus chromosome 16, fSarPil1.1, whole genome shotgun sequence window:
- the LOC134059782 gene encoding NACHT, LRR and PYD domains-containing protein 3-like, whose protein sequence is MKKRVDVKQEASLKGQSSFHYERPPSPVPTCVSMKSDQSRGHLINFKHDDVTDESRGQMEGWKPDAVSDQSVTQGHLKQIFQLLEEKIIIFVKNELERFQKIVSPDYQENFEGKEQDESDAREGALKMALHFLRNMKQKHIADKLEENEQDVVCQIELKGNLKNKYQSVFEGIPKQGSSALLEKIYTEVYITEGGSGKVNEEHEVRQIESISKRPGGQETSIKCRDIFKPLPDQDKPIRSVITKGVAGIGKTVSVQKYILDWAEGKENRDVHFIFPLPFRELNPMKDKQISFMELLHNFFSEMKQLTFPSQGKYKVLFIFDGLDECRLQLDFRKNEGLTEVTKATSLDVLLTNLIQGNLLPSALLWITSRPAAADQIPPQNVDRVTEVQGFSNLQKEEYFRNRISDRNLATKVFSHIRSSKSLHIMCHIPVFCWIAATVLERLLQTEGCKEVPKTLTEMYTCFLVFQTKQRSLKFEGVHATDPQWNRASLLALGKLAYEQLEKGNLIFYEDDLRESHIDVTEAAVHCGICTQIFREEPSLHQEKLYCFVHLSIQEYLAALYVMLVFITEGIDLMTSEQDPRDLPLDLKQRPEHKSMSILHKNAVDKALKHEDGRFDLFLRFLLGLSLESNQRRLYGLLEKIQDERKEEIASYIKTKIREISSSERVINLFHCLNEVNDHSLVEEVQSFLSAGTLSEAKLSSTQWSALTFVLLTSEEKLDVFDLKKYLRSDECLLRLQPVVEESQKALLNSCGLTERSCADLASVLTKASSKLKHLDLSDNSIENTGVQKLCTGLSNPNCALETLRLSSCRLTERSCADLASVLTKASSKLKHLDLSDNSIGNTGVQNLCTRLSNPNCALETLRLNSCGLTERSCADLASVLTKASSKLKHLDLSDNSIGNTGVQKLCTRLSNPNCALETLRLSDCSITKKGYASLASALRVNPNCLRELDLTGNDPGRSGVKLLLDDPQCTLRNIQ, encoded by the exons ATGAAGAAACGAGTCGATGTAAAACAGGAGGCCAGTCTTAAGGGGCAAAG CTCATTCCATTATGAGAGACCCCCTTCACctgtgcccacttgtgtgtccatgaagagtgaccagtcaAGGGGTCACTTAATAAACTTCaaacatgatgatgtcacagatgaATCAAG AGGCCAAATGGAAGGATGGAAACCAGATGCTGTCAGTGACCAGTCAGTTACTCAGGGGCACCTCAAGCAGATATTCCAG TTACTTGAGGAGAAGATCATCATCTTTGTAAAGAATGAGCTGGAGAGATTCCAGAAGATCGTGAGTCCAGATTACCAAGAAAACTTTGAGGGTAAAGAGCAGGATGAGAGTGATGCCAGAGAAGGGGCTCTCAAGATGGCACTGCACTTCCTGAGGAACATGAAGCAGAAACATATTGCTGACAAATTGGAAGAAA ATGAACAGGATGTAGTTTGTCAAATTGAGTTGAAAGGAAATCTCAAGAACAAGTACCAGAGTGTGTTTGAAGGAATACCCAAGCAagggagctctgctctgctggaaAAAATCTACACAGaggtctacatcacagagggaggaagtggaaaAGTAAATGAGGAGCATGAAGTCAGGCAGATTGAGTCCATATCCAAGAGACCAGGTGGACAAGAGACATCAATTAAATGCAGAGACATCTTTAAGCCCTTACCTGACCAAGACAAACCAATTAGAAGTGTCATTACAAAGGGAGTAGCTGGGATTGGCAAAACCGTGTCCGTTCAGAAGTACATCCTGGACTGGGCTGAAGGAAAAGAAAACCGGGATGTCCACTTCATATTTCCACTTCCTTTTAGGGAGCTCAACCCCATGAAAGACAAACAGATTTCTTTTATGGAACTCCTCCACAATTTCTTTTCAGAAATGAAGCAGTTAACTTTTCCCAGCCAGGGGAAGTACAAAGtgttgttcatctttgatggtctggatgaatGTCGACTCCAACTAGACTTCCGGAAAAATGAAGGCTTGACTGAAGTGACAAAGGCCACTTCATTGGATGTTCTCCTGACAAATCTCATCCAGGGtaatctgcttccctctgcccTACTTTGGATCACTTCTCGACCAGCAGCAGCTGATCAAATCCCCCCTCAGAACGTTGACCGGGTCACAGAAGTACAAGGATTCAGCAACCTTCAGAAGGAGGAGTACTTCAGAAACAGAATCAGTGATCGAAATCTTGCCACCAAAGTCTTCTCTCACATCAGATCATCAAAAAGCCTCCACATTATGTGCCACATACCAGTGTTTTGCTGGATTGctgctactgtgcttgaacgtCTTCTTCAGACTGAAGGATGTAAGGAAGTTCCAAAGACTTTGACGGAGATGTACACATGTTTCCTTGTTTTTCAAACCAAGCAGAGGAGTCTGAAGTTTGAAGGAGTTCATGCCACAGATCCACAGTGGAACCGGGCTAGTCTCCTTGCTCTTGGAAAGTTGGCCTACGAACAGCTTGAAAAGGGCAATCTGATCTTTTATGAAGACGACCTGAGAGAGAGTCATATTGATGTCACAGAGGCAGCAGTACACTGTGGCATTTGCACCCAGATTTTTCGAGAAGAGCCAAGCCTTCATCAGGAAAAGTTGTACTGTTTTGTTCATCTGAGCATCCAAGAGTATCTTGCTGCTTTGTATGTCATGCTGGTGTTTATAACTGAAGGAATAGACCTCATGACCTCAGAGCAAGACCCCAGAGATCTTCCTCTGGATCTGAAACAACGACCAGAGCACAAATCCATGAGCATCTTACATAAGAATGCTGTGGACAAGGCCTTGAAACATGAAGACGGACGCTTTGATCTTTTCCTCCGTTTCCTGCTTGGCCTCTCACTGGAATCCAACCAGAGACGCCTATATGGCCTACTGGAGAAAATACAGGATGAACGCAAAGAGGAAATAGCTAGTTACATCAAGACAAAAATCAGGGAGATATCATCATCAGAAAGAGTGATCAACCTCTTTCACTGtctgaatgaagtcaatgatCACTCCTTAGTGGAGGAGGTCCAGAGCTTCCTGAGTGCTGGGACACTTTCTGAAGCCAAACTCTCATCCACACAGTGGTCCGCTCTCACGTTTGTGCTTCTGACATCAGAAGAAAAGCTGGATGTGTTTGACTTGAAGAAGTACCTTAGGTCTGATGAATGTCTCCTAAGGCTGCAGCCAGTAGTGGAGGAATCCCAAAAGGCTCT GCTCAACAGTTGTGGGCTCACAGAGAGGAGTTGTGCAGATCTTGCATCTGTTCTCACCAAAGCATCTTCAAAGCTGAAACATCTGGACCTCAGTGACAACAGTATTGAAAATACTGGGGTTCAAAAACTGTGTACTGGACTGAGTAACCCAAATtgtgcactggagacactcag GCTCAGCAGTTGTAGGCTCACAGAGAGGAGTTGTGCAGATCTTGCATCTGTTCTCACCAAAGCATCTTCAAAGCTGAAACATCTGGACCTCAGTGACAACAGTATTGGAAATACTGGGGTTCAAAATCTGTGTACTAGACTGAGTAACCCAAATtgtgcactggagacactcag GCTCAACAGTTGTGGGCTCacagagaggagctgtgcagATCTTGCATCTGTTCTCACCAAAGCATCTTCAAAGCTGAAACATCTGGACCTCAGTGACAACAGTATTGGAAATACTGGGGTTCAAAAACTGTGTACTAGACTGAGTAACCCAAATtgtgcactggagacactcag ACTCTCTGACTGCAGTATCACAAAGAAGGGCTATGCTAGCCTGGCTTCAGCCCTGAGGGTAAATCCCAATTGCCTCAGAGAGCTTGATCTCACAGGAAATGATCCAGGGCGATCAGGAGTAAAACTGCTTTTAGACGATCCACAGTGTACGCTGAGAAATATCCAGTAA